Proteins from one Bacillota bacterium genomic window:
- a CDS encoding Gfo/Idh/MocA family oxidoreductase, giving the protein MGAEPVRICLVGAGRAGLVHGRNFVQFIPDARLVAVVDAVEESRAAAARELGVECHFGSLTEALNAVEFDAVCIATPTYTHRDLAVEAARARKHIFCEKPMAISVEDALDIIKAVQRSGVFFQMGFMRRFDEEFLEARAHVESGRIGEVMFIRSTTRGPGLPPPWAWETAKSNGMLAEVNSHDFDTVRWLTGSEYRLVFARAKARKAREVLQKHRDFYDVAVVSVEMESEALGVVDGACPVEYGYDARVEVLGTEGVVTVGAIPQGTVVRCTKDGQVIAHAFRSWRDRHRSGYLEEDRHFVRCIRTGEPPRVTALDGLRALEAVLAARTSLLSGQPVEVSHSSLQPAEPAQGEPRPGGG; this is encoded by the coding sequence ATGGGTGCTGAGCCGGTTCGCATTTGTCTGGTCGGCGCCGGCCGGGCCGGGCTCGTGCACGGGCGAAACTTCGTACAGTTCATTCCCGACGCCCGCCTCGTGGCGGTGGTGGACGCCGTCGAGGAGAGCCGGGCAGCAGCCGCACGGGAGCTGGGCGTGGAGTGCCACTTTGGCTCCCTGACAGAGGCCCTCAACGCGGTGGAGTTCGACGCCGTCTGCATTGCGACGCCCACATACACGCACCGCGACCTCGCCGTCGAGGCCGCTCGCGCACGCAAGCACATCTTCTGCGAAAAGCCGATGGCCATCAGCGTAGAGGATGCCCTCGACATCATAAAAGCGGTGCAGCGTTCGGGTGTCTTCTTCCAGATGGGTTTCATGCGGCGGTTCGACGAGGAGTTCCTGGAGGCGCGGGCCCACGTCGAATCCGGCCGCATCGGCGAGGTGATGTTCATCCGCTCAACCACCCGCGGGCCGGGGCTGCCGCCCCCTTGGGCCTGGGAGACCGCGAAGAGCAACGGCATGCTGGCCGAGGTGAACAGCCACGATTTCGACACCGTCCGGTGGTTGACCGGCAGCGAGTACCGGTTGGTGTTCGCCCGCGCAAAGGCAAGGAAGGCCCGGGAGGTCCTCCAAAAGCACCGCGACTTCTACGACGTGGCCGTGGTGTCGGTTGAGATGGAGAGCGAAGCGCTGGGCGTGGTCGACGGCGCCTGCCCCGTGGAGTACGGGTACGACGCCCGGGTCGAAGTGCTGGGAACCGAAGGGGTCGTCACCGTCGGGGCCATTCCTCAGGGTACGGTGGTGCGCTGCACGAAGGACGGGCAGGTGATCGCCCATGCTTTCCGGAGCTGGCGAGACCGCCACCGCAGCGGCTACCTCGAGGAGGATCGCCACTTCGTACGCTGCATCCGCACGGGCGAACCCCCTCGGGTGACGGCCCTGGATGGGCTCAGGGCGCTGGAGGCGGTGCTTGCGGCGCGCACCTCGCTGCTCAGCGGCCAGCCCGTCGAGGTCAGCCACAGCTCACTGCAGCCGGCCGAGCCCGCGCAGGGCGAGCCGCGGCCCGGCGGGGGATGA
- a CDS encoding SDR family NAD(P)-dependent oxidoreductase → MNASVGGATVCALPRPVALVTGGSRGIGAATCRALASRGLAVAVGFLESEREARQLVDDIRCAGGMAEAFRADVADPAQVSVLVAAVSQRWGRLDVLVNNAGHFDPAAFEALDERRWNRMLGVHLTGAFLCTRAALPWLLKSPQAAIVNVSSTSAITGGTSGVHYAAAKAGIVGFTRALARELGPRGIRVNAVIPGKVATAMLEAGGAPVCGGAGDVARVVPMGRAGRPEEVARAIAFLASSEASFITGAIVQVSGGYALGCW, encoded by the coding sequence GTGAACGCCAGCGTGGGCGGGGCCACGGTTTGCGCGCTACCTCGGCCAGTCGCGCTCGTGACGGGCGGCTCGCGCGGCATCGGGGCGGCCACCTGCCGGGCGCTGGCCTCCAGAGGGCTGGCCGTCGCGGTGGGGTTTCTCGAGTCGGAGCGGGAGGCCCGGCAACTGGTCGATGACATCCGCTGCGCGGGAGGCATGGCTGAAGCGTTTCGGGCTGACGTGGCAGACCCGGCTCAGGTGAGCGTCCTGGTGGCGGCGGTCAGTCAGCGCTGGGGAAGGCTCGACGTTCTCGTCAACAACGCGGGCCACTTCGACCCGGCTGCCTTCGAAGCGCTCGACGAACGGCGCTGGAACCGAATGCTGGGCGTTCACCTGACCGGGGCGTTCTTGTGCACGCGGGCGGCGCTGCCGTGGCTGCTGAAGAGCCCGCAGGCGGCCATTGTCAACGTCTCGTCCACGTCGGCCATAACCGGTGGCACGAGCGGCGTTCACTATGCGGCGGCCAAGGCCGGGATCGTGGGATTCACCCGGGCGCTCGCCCGGGAGCTTGGTCCCCGGGGCATCCGGGTCAACGCCGTGATACCGGGGAAGGTCGCTACGGCGATGCTCGAGGCCGGTGGAGCACCGGTTTGCGGCGGTGCAGGCGACGTGGCACGGGTTGTTCCCATGGGCCGGGCGGGCAGGCCGGAGGAGGTCGCAAGAGCCATCGCGTTTCTTGCATCCTCCGAAGCCTCCTTCATCACCGGAGCGATTGTGCAGGTCAGCGGCGGTTACGCGCTGGGCTGCTGGTAA
- a CDS encoding alcohol dehydrogenase catalytic domain-containing protein yields the protein MGDTMRAAVFEKPGQIELQTVERPLPGEGELVLRVHAASICATDLKIVANGHFKIPPGTRRVLGHELAGVVVASTSADPPVAIGQRMSVAPNIGCGQCEVCVQGLDHLCPHYEALGITRDGGLAEYVRIPQAAVRRGQATPIPDDLSFEEAALVEPMSCVFNAHEAVETGGGDRVLIFGAGPMGLMHVQMARALGASVVVAVDPLENRRRQALSFGADGAVEPNDVGSASQRFTGGRGFDVVVVAVPSPEAQSQALEVAAVRGRINLFAGLPGSAGSALLDTNRVHYRQLTLTGTTGSSVFQYRRTMELASSGRLKLRAFISDRFPLAAIHAALGRARSGEAIKVVVDPTAGP from the coding sequence ATGGGCGACACCATGCGTGCGGCCGTCTTCGAAAAGCCCGGGCAGATCGAGTTACAGACGGTGGAGCGACCGTTGCCCGGCGAGGGAGAACTGGTCCTGCGCGTGCACGCCGCCTCCATCTGCGCCACGGATCTCAAAATCGTGGCAAACGGCCACTTCAAGATTCCTCCCGGCACGCGTCGCGTCCTGGGGCACGAGCTGGCGGGGGTCGTGGTGGCCTCCACCTCCGCGGACCCCCCGGTCGCCATTGGACAGCGCATGAGCGTGGCCCCGAACATCGGCTGCGGACAGTGTGAAGTGTGCGTCCAGGGCCTGGATCACCTCTGCCCGCACTACGAGGCCCTCGGGATCACGCGGGACGGCGGGCTGGCCGAGTACGTGCGCATCCCACAGGCCGCTGTCCGGCGGGGTCAGGCCACGCCCATCCCGGACGACCTCTCCTTCGAAGAGGCTGCGTTGGTCGAGCCCATGTCCTGCGTCTTCAACGCCCACGAGGCCGTCGAAACCGGCGGGGGAGACAGGGTGCTGATCTTCGGCGCGGGCCCCATGGGCCTCATGCACGTTCAGATGGCCCGGGCGCTGGGCGCTTCGGTGGTGGTGGCCGTCGACCCGCTGGAGAACCGCAGGAGGCAGGCGCTCTCATTTGGCGCCGACGGCGCCGTGGAGCCCAATGACGTAGGGAGCGCCTCCCAGCGCTTTACGGGGGGGCGAGGCTTCGACGTCGTGGTGGTGGCGGTCCCGTCCCCGGAGGCCCAGAGCCAGGCCCTCGAGGTGGCCGCGGTTCGCGGGCGGATCAACCTGTTCGCGGGGCTCCCCGGGTCGGCCGGATCGGCCTTGCTGGACACCAATCGCGTTCACTACCGACAGCTCACCCTCACGGGGACGACGGGCTCCAGCGTCTTTCAATACCGCCGGACCATGGAACTGGCCAGCTCCGGGCGGCTCAAGTTGCGCGCCTTCATATCCGACAGGTTCCCGCTGGCGGCAATCCACGCTGCTCTTGGCCGCGCCCGCAGTGGGGAGGCCATCAAGGTCGTGGTCGACCCGACGGCCGGCCCTTAA
- a CDS encoding NAD-dependent succinate-semialdehyde dehydrogenase gives MEHVKLLINGAWTGGAAGREIEVIDPSTEEAVARACLAGEQDVDRAVEAASLAFAEWSKTAPSARSQVLRKAATLARQRLEEIARWLTLEQGKPISEARGEIKASIDALEYYSEEARRIYGEVIPNDNPARRSLVIRQPVGPVAAIGPWNYPVLLLSWKVAPALAAGCTVVVKPPSVTPVAVTHFLRCLAEAGLPDGALNIVIGPGSTVGAHLVRHPLIRKIGFTGETETGKAIMRMAADGVKRISLELGGHCPLLVFPDANLEAAVKGAVYRSFRNMGQICNAINRIYVHADIYDAFVEAFLERTRQLTIGRGLDDPDLGPMTTRDGLEKTIAHVEDARARGAQVAYGGTRPPGRDFERGYFYLPTVLVDVDHSMRVMREETFGPVAPIMRFSTADEAVRLANESPYGLVAYMYTSSLKTAIEVGERLEAGTVGVNNVAGGEVPFPYGGWKESGLGLELAHQGLEEYLLTKHVRLELL, from the coding sequence GTGGAACACGTGAAGTTACTGATCAACGGAGCCTGGACCGGCGGCGCCGCTGGCCGAGAGATCGAGGTCATCGACCCGTCGACGGAAGAGGCGGTCGCTCGGGCATGCCTGGCTGGAGAACAGGACGTGGACCGGGCGGTTGAAGCGGCCAGCCTCGCGTTTGCCGAGTGGTCCAAGACCGCGCCTTCCGCGCGCTCCCAGGTGCTGCGCAAAGCGGCCACGCTGGCGCGCCAACGCCTCGAGGAGATCGCCCGATGGCTCACCCTCGAACAAGGCAAGCCCATCAGCGAAGCCCGGGGCGAGATCAAGGCCAGCATCGATGCTCTGGAGTACTACAGCGAGGAGGCGCGCCGGATCTACGGCGAGGTCATCCCAAACGACAACCCCGCCCGCCGCAGCCTGGTGATCCGCCAGCCGGTCGGGCCGGTTGCCGCCATCGGACCGTGGAACTACCCGGTTCTGTTGCTATCGTGGAAGGTTGCCCCTGCGCTGGCGGCCGGGTGCACGGTCGTGGTCAAGCCACCGTCCGTTACGCCGGTGGCCGTCACCCACTTCCTGCGGTGCCTGGCAGAGGCCGGCTTGCCGGACGGTGCCCTGAACATCGTCATCGGCCCCGGTAGCACGGTGGGTGCCCACCTCGTTCGGCATCCGCTCATCCGCAAGATCGGCTTCACCGGCGAGACGGAAACGGGAAAGGCCATCATGCGCATGGCCGCCGACGGCGTCAAGCGCATCTCCCTGGAACTGGGAGGGCACTGCCCGCTCTTGGTCTTCCCGGACGCAAACCTCGAAGCGGCAGTGAAAGGAGCCGTCTACCGCTCCTTTCGGAATATGGGGCAGATCTGCAACGCGATCAACCGGATCTACGTCCACGCCGACATCTACGACGCCTTCGTCGAAGCGTTCCTGGAACGTACCCGCCAGTTGACCATCGGCAGGGGGCTGGACGACCCGGACCTCGGCCCGATGACGACCCGAGACGGCCTGGAGAAGACCATCGCCCACGTCGAGGACGCCAGGGCTCGCGGTGCGCAGGTGGCCTACGGGGGCACACGGCCGCCGGGGCGCGACTTTGAGCGGGGGTACTTCTACCTGCCGACGGTGCTCGTGGACGTCGACCACTCCATGCGGGTGATGAGGGAGGAGACCTTCGGCCCGGTCGCCCCCATCATGCGCTTCAGCACGGCGGACGAGGCGGTGCGGCTGGCCAACGAAAGTCCCTATGGCCTGGTGGCCTATATGTACACCAGCAGCCTGAAGACGGCCATAGAGGTCGGGGAGCGCCTGGAGGCCGGGACGGTGGGTGTCAACAACGTGGCGGGGGGCGAGGTCCCCTTCCCGTACGGAGGGTGGAAGGAGAGCGGGCTGGGGCTCGAACTGGCGCACCAGGGCCTGGAGGAGTACCTCCTGACGAAGCACGTGCGGCTCGAGCTGCTGTGA